From Mesobacillus jeotgali, the proteins below share one genomic window:
- a CDS encoding acetyltransferase — protein sequence MKIAIIGQGGHSKVVRDVIKAKEGAEIVCCFDDKFNAEFFHEQIMYGPVNSAKNIAEDFPEVKFFVAIGNNTVRKKIVERLGFPEEFYATLIHPTAQISSDAIVGPGSVVMPCAVVNSDAQLGAHTIINTCAVVEHDSKIENFVHISPNATVTGNVTVREGAQIGASATVIPGMEVGKWAMVGAGATVIHHIPANSTAVGVPAIVKIREVTGGV from the coding sequence ATGAAAATTGCCATTATTGGTCAGGGAGGACATAGCAAAGTCGTTCGAGATGTCATTAAAGCCAAGGAAGGTGCAGAAATAGTGTGCTGCTTTGATGATAAATTTAATGCTGAATTTTTCCATGAACAGATCATGTATGGGCCGGTGAATTCTGCCAAAAATATCGCTGAGGATTTTCCAGAGGTGAAATTTTTTGTTGCAATTGGAAATAACACAGTGAGAAAGAAAATTGTAGAGCGATTGGGATTTCCCGAAGAGTTCTATGCAACTTTGATTCATCCGACTGCTCAAATAAGCTCAGATGCTATTGTCGGGCCCGGGAGTGTCGTGATGCCATGTGCAGTTGTAAACTCGGATGCTCAGCTTGGAGCACACACGATCATTAATACATGCGCAGTTGTCGAGCATGATAGCAAAATTGAGAATTTCGTCCATATCTCTCCGAACGCCACTGTGACCGGAAATGTCACAGTCAGAGAAGGAGCGCAGATTGGGGCGAGCGCTACTGTTATCCCAGGTATGGAAGTTGGGAAATGGGCAATGGTCGGAGCAGGTGCGACAGTGATTCATCATATTCCAGCAAACAGCACCGCAGTTGGTGTGCCGGCGATAGTGAAAATAAGAGAAGTAACTGGGGGTGTATAA
- a CDS encoding helix-turn-helix domain-containing protein — protein sequence MIGKNLSELRRRKGLSLSELADRSGISKSYLSNIERDVHKNPSIQILEKISDVLDVDLKALLINGHSTEKVRHDKELYEFAEELKKTGIEKDNIQEYKQLIEFIKWQNEKVSK from the coding sequence ATGATTGGAAAAAATTTATCTGAACTTAGAAGAAGAAAGGGGCTCAGCCTTTCTGAGTTAGCTGATCGATCCGGGATTTCCAAGTCATATTTAAGCAATATAGAACGGGATGTACATAAAAATCCCTCCATACAAATTCTGGAGAAGATATCGGATGTTTTAGATGTAGACCTTAAAGCATTGTTGATAAACGGTCATAGTACAGAAAAGGTTCGCCATGATAAAGAACTTTACGAATTTGCTGAAGAACTGAAAAAAACAGGCATTGAAAAGGATAATATCCAAGAATATAAACAGCTTATAGAATTTATCAAGTGGCAGAATGAGAAAGTATCCAAATAA
- a CDS encoding glycosyltransferase — MKKSVLFVIDSLECAGAEKSLVTLLSLLDYSSYEIDLMLFGHGGALQSLVPKEVNVLKPLPYTEFSSLNFKDAFLYSAKSLNYKMLTSRIKYTLNLRIKNYKNSQKARLYWQSVSKVIEKNPKNYDIAISYAQGVPTFYVAEKVTAAKKFAWVNVSYRLDENERQFQKKYYDQFNRIVNVSESTEEVFLDTFPCYEGKTEVIYDINNAELIDEMSKIGPGYEDGFDGLRILTIGRLANQKGYDLAIGACKRLKDKGVNFRWYSLGKGPLEKDIKEMIRKNGLNEQFKLLGVKSNPYPYIKNADIYVQTSRFEGFGLAIAEARMLNIPVVTTRFDAVFNQMIQEKNGLVVEMNPESVSKGILRLINDPSLKQTIIQFLSHEKKGNVEEIEKFYQLIC; from the coding sequence ATGAAAAAAAGTGTCTTATTTGTAATCGATTCTTTGGAATGTGCCGGTGCAGAAAAAAGTCTCGTTACTCTTTTATCTTTACTCGATTATTCCAGTTATGAGATTGATTTAATGCTTTTTGGTCACGGAGGTGCGTTACAAAGTTTAGTACCAAAGGAAGTTAACGTACTAAAGCCGCTACCTTATACTGAGTTCTCAAGTTTAAATTTTAAAGATGCATTCTTATATTCTGCTAAGAGTTTAAATTATAAAATGCTAACTTCCAGAATTAAATATACTCTTAACTTACGAATAAAAAATTATAAAAATTCCCAGAAGGCACGGCTTTATTGGCAAAGTGTTTCAAAAGTAATCGAAAAAAACCCAAAAAATTATGATATAGCGATAAGTTATGCGCAGGGAGTTCCTACATTTTATGTTGCGGAAAAAGTAACTGCTGCTAAAAAATTCGCCTGGGTAAATGTTAGTTATAGATTAGATGAGAATGAAAGGCAATTTCAGAAAAAATATTATGATCAATTTAATAGAATAGTGAATGTGTCAGAATCAACAGAGGAAGTATTTCTAGATACTTTTCCCTGTTATGAAGGAAAAACTGAAGTAATTTATGACATTAATAATGCAGAGTTAATTGACGAAATGTCCAAAATTGGACCTGGGTATGAGGATGGTTTTGACGGTCTAAGGATTTTAACCATCGGCAGACTCGCGAATCAAAAAGGGTATGATCTAGCAATAGGTGCGTGTAAGCGGCTTAAAGATAAAGGTGTTAATTTTCGTTGGTATTCCCTTGGTAAGGGTCCTTTAGAAAAGGATATAAAAGAGATGATTAGAAAAAATGGATTAAATGAACAATTTAAATTACTAGGTGTAAAATCAAATCCCTATCCATATATAAAAAATGCTGATATATATGTTCAAACATCAAGGTTCGAAGGGTTTGGCCTAGCAATTGCAGAGGCCCGGATGTTAAATATTCCAGTTGTTACAACACGTTTTGACGCAGTTTTTAATCAAATGATCCAAGAAAAAAATGGACTGGTTGTTGAAATGAACCCCGAATCGGTAAGCAAGGGAATTTTAAGGTTAATAAATGACCCTTCATTAAAGCAAACCATAATTCAATTCTTAAGTCATGAAAAAAAGGGAAATGTGGAAGAAATAGAAAAGTTTTATCAATTAATATGCTGA
- a CDS encoding sugar transferase, with amino-acid sequence MKRLLDLSSSISLLIVLSPIILLTAVFVKVKLGTPVIFKQKRPGLNEKPFYLYKFRTMTDERDRNGRLLSDKIRVTPAGQFLRKYSLDELPQLINVIKGDLSLVGPRPLLMDYLPLYTQVQAKRHLVKPGITGLAQISGRNTLSWEEKFKLDVWYAENHSLLIDLKILWRTIYKVIQSEGVTQPGNVTMEPFKGSKSIVKEGHG; translated from the coding sequence ATGAAAAGGCTCTTAGATTTAAGTAGTTCAATTTCCCTTCTTATTGTATTATCACCCATCATCTTGTTAACTGCTGTATTTGTAAAAGTAAAACTGGGAACACCAGTCATTTTTAAACAGAAGAGGCCAGGATTAAATGAAAAGCCCTTTTATCTTTATAAGTTTAGGACTATGACAGATGAGCGAGACCGAAACGGAAGGCTGCTTTCAGACAAGATACGTGTGACCCCAGCTGGCCAATTTTTAAGGAAATACAGCCTTGACGAATTGCCACAACTCATCAATGTAATAAAAGGGGATCTTAGTCTGGTTGGGCCTAGGCCGTTATTGATGGATTATCTTCCGCTTTATACTCAGGTGCAGGCAAAACGCCATCTTGTTAAACCCGGGATTACCGGGTTAGCTCAAATCAGCGGCCGAAACACCTTATCCTGGGAAGAAAAGTTTAAATTAGATGTTTGGTATGCTGAAAATCATTCGCTACTTATAGACCTTAAAATATTGTGGAGAACGATTTATAAAGTCATCCAATCAGAAGGAGTCACACAGCCTGGCAATGTGACAATGGAGCCGTTTAAAGGATCGAAATCTATTGTAAAAGAGGGGCATGGATGA
- a CDS encoding CDP-glycerol glycerophosphotransferase family protein, whose amino-acid sequence MEVLKKYISLVIIYLFNCLPIKKNKIFLFSYYGSQYGCNPKYITEHILKAYPKDYFDLVWAFNDPDSKLDIDGIRSVKTMSLHYFYELCTSKVLITNFRTTDLFIKRKEQYYIQTWHSSLRLKQIEKDAEENLPTSYVQMAKKDSEKCDLLLSGCEYSTEIFKRAFWYDGEIFKNGTPRNDILIHSNNDLRTSTLSKLNIPSSCKVTLYAPTFRKDKNLDVYNIDFAKVKEALAKKFGGEWIFLVKLHPHLMAMSNQITATAQVIDVTQYDDIQELLCITDFLISDYSSLVFDYSVTKKPCFLYVPDLEDYTQNERGLYFDLEELPFIKVLSNEELMWKIQNYDETVYRKELESFLSEIGSYENGYAAKNLSARLEEICFR is encoded by the coding sequence ATGGAAGTCCTTAAAAAGTATATCTCACTGGTCATTATCTATCTTTTTAACTGTTTACCTATTAAAAAGAATAAAATTTTCCTGTTCAGTTACTACGGAAGCCAATATGGCTGCAATCCGAAATATATTACTGAACATATTCTGAAAGCTTATCCAAAAGATTACTTCGACCTGGTTTGGGCATTTAATGACCCGGATTCTAAGTTGGATATTGATGGGATAAGAAGTGTAAAAACAATGTCCCTTCACTATTTTTATGAGCTTTGTACATCCAAGGTATTAATAACAAATTTCAGAACTACTGACTTGTTTATAAAAAGGAAAGAGCAATACTACATACAGACCTGGCATAGTTCACTGCGTTTAAAGCAGATAGAAAAAGATGCTGAAGAAAATCTTCCTACCAGTTATGTACAAATGGCAAAAAAGGATTCGGAAAAATGTGATCTATTACTATCTGGCTGTGAGTACAGTACAGAAATATTTAAGCGGGCCTTTTGGTATGATGGGGAGATTTTCAAGAATGGTACACCAAGAAATGATATTCTTATCCATTCAAATAACGACCTGAGAACATCCACACTTTCTAAACTTAATATTCCATCATCCTGTAAAGTTACCCTCTATGCACCAACGTTTAGAAAAGATAAAAACCTTGATGTTTACAACATCGATTTTGCAAAAGTAAAGGAAGCACTAGCGAAAAAGTTTGGTGGAGAGTGGATATTCTTGGTAAAGCTGCACCCTCACCTAATGGCAATGTCAAATCAAATAACAGCAACTGCTCAAGTCATAGATGTTACCCAATATGATGACATCCAAGAACTATTATGTATCACCGATTTCCTGATTTCAGATTATTCTTCTTTGGTATTCGATTATTCAGTCACTAAAAAGCCTTGCTTCTTATATGTCCCTGACTTGGAAGATTACACTCAAAATGAACGAGGTTTATATTTTGATTTGGAGGAATTGCCTTTTATTAAAGTTTTATCCAACGAAGAACTTATGTGGAAAATTCAAAATTATGACGAGACAGTTTATAGAAAAGAGCTTGAGAGCTTCTTATCAGAAATAGGATCCTATGAAAATGGCTATGCAGCAAAGAACCTGTCTGCCCGCCTAGAAGAAATCTGTTTTAGGTAA
- a CDS encoding glycosyltransferase, translating to MEKKKVLFMVISMNVGGTEKALLNLISMMSKKEFSITILMLEKKGEFINSIPDWVEIKTLDEYKKMKEILNAPPSQVLKSLIQKRKLLTALIMLIIYFLTHLTKDRGILFEYLLRDIRLKEEYDVAVAYAGPMDFISFFVVKKIKAKLKYQWIHFDITKVGFNPYFARKIYRNFNNIFVVSKEGQNKLLMSIPNLKNKTETFYNVLVKEEIQRMADQGQGFQDNYNGIRILTVGRLSIEKGQDITIPVLAKLRNEGYDVRWYCIGEGKARKEYEKLISDFNVQNDYILMGTNPNPYPFMKECDLYVQPSRHEGYCITLGEARSLNIPIICTDFTGAKEQIKHNINGIVVNFNEEQLYQEIKRIIVDKKLREELIENSKSLSLNSNKEKSYVRAIFSN from the coding sequence ATGGAAAAGAAAAAAGTGCTGTTCATGGTAATTAGCATGAATGTAGGTGGAACTGAAAAGGCTTTGCTAAATTTGATTTCTATGATGTCCAAAAAAGAATTTAGTATAACAATTCTTATGCTAGAGAAAAAGGGCGAATTTATCAATTCCATACCAGACTGGGTAGAAATAAAAACTCTCGATGAATATAAAAAAATGAAAGAAATCCTAAATGCACCACCGTCTCAGGTTTTAAAGAGTTTAATTCAAAAAAGGAAGTTATTAACTGCATTAATAATGTTAATTATTTACTTTTTAACTCACTTAACTAAAGATAGAGGTATCTTATTTGAATATCTATTAAGAGATATTAGGTTAAAAGAGGAATATGATGTTGCAGTAGCTTATGCAGGTCCGATGGACTTCATAAGCTTTTTTGTTGTAAAAAAAATTAAGGCAAAACTTAAATACCAATGGATTCATTTTGATATTACTAAAGTAGGCTTTAATCCATACTTTGCAAGAAAAATATATCGGAATTTTAATAATATCTTCGTAGTTTCAAAAGAAGGTCAGAATAAGTTGCTTATGTCTATACCTAACCTAAAGAACAAAACTGAAACTTTTTATAATGTTCTTGTAAAAGAAGAAATTCAACGCATGGCTGATCAAGGCCAAGGTTTTCAAGATAACTATAACGGTATAAGAATTTTAACTGTTGGGCGTCTTAGTATAGAAAAAGGCCAGGATATAACCATTCCGGTCTTAGCAAAACTCAGGAATGAAGGGTATGACGTGAGATGGTATTGCATTGGGGAAGGAAAAGCAAGGAAAGAATATGAAAAATTGATCAGTGATTTCAATGTTCAAAATGACTATATACTCATGGGGACAAACCCAAACCCCTATCCTTTTATGAAAGAATGTGATTTATATGTTCAGCCCTCAAGACATGAGGGATATTGTATTACTTTAGGAGAAGCAAGGAGTTTAAATATACCAATAATATGTACCGATTTTACTGGAGCAAAAGAACAAATTAAGCACAATATCAACGGTATAGTGGTTAATTTTAATGAAGAACAATTATATCAAGAAATTAAGAGGATAATTGTTGATAAAAAGTTAAGAGAAGAACTTATTGAAAACTCTAAATCGCTTTCGCTTAATTCAAATAAAGAAAAGAGTTATGTTAGGGCTATTTTTAGTAATTAA
- a CDS encoding ABC transporter ATP-binding protein has protein sequence MNKLMRLLSKDDKRKIAILFMMMIAAAVFETIGIGMIVPFVGIVTNPEMIQQQKILSYLFNLFSFKSAEAFLIFAVIFLLLVFLIKNLYLLLFQYAQNRVILNQQVKLSKRLFNEYLTKPYTFHLERNSATLLRNLNVEVSKVFQGIIMAGFNLLTEALVISSILVLLLITAPEATITATVLLGGSVLIFFKYFRKKITKLGKEQREVSASLIKWVNQGLGASKEVKVLGKEAFFVEAYTKQNQIKANNSMYMKMLDHVPRLFIETLVVTIVLIVMMIIIFAGTETEKVVSTMALFAMAAFRIMPSINRVVSLITAMKYNQPALSVVYDDLFMNVDSNRQRVISNVKPPINGERVYKNEIKLNAISFKYPNQKEYAIKDVSLTIPIGKSVAFIGESGAGKTTIVDIILGLFKPEKGRILVDGIDLHEQKQTWQRKIGYIPQTIYLSDDTIRGNVAFCIEETQIDDKQVWRALEQAQLKEFVESLPEQLNTTVGERGVRLSGGQRQRIGIARALYNDPEILFMDEATSALDNDTETEIMKAIDGLRGEKTLIIIAHRLSTIENCDIVYKITNGNLLSINNKLEQTSHRKIKGLG, from the coding sequence ATGAATAAATTAATGAGACTACTTAGTAAAGACGATAAAAGAAAAATAGCTATTTTATTTATGATGATGATTGCTGCTGCTGTATTTGAAACTATTGGTATAGGAATGATTGTCCCTTTTGTTGGTATAGTTACAAATCCTGAAATGATTCAGCAGCAAAAAATCTTATCATATTTGTTTAATTTATTTAGTTTTAAATCAGCAGAGGCATTTTTAATTTTTGCGGTGATATTCTTATTGCTAGTATTTTTGATAAAAAATTTATATCTACTATTGTTCCAATATGCGCAAAACCGAGTGATATTGAATCAACAAGTAAAATTGTCTAAAAGGCTATTTAATGAATATTTAACAAAGCCTTATACATTTCATTTAGAAAGAAATTCTGCAACTCTACTACGAAATTTGAATGTTGAAGTATCCAAAGTATTTCAAGGTATTATCATGGCTGGTTTCAATTTATTGACTGAGGCGCTCGTAATATCTTCTATACTAGTTTTACTTCTTATTACCGCACCTGAAGCTACGATTACCGCAACGGTTTTATTAGGAGGAAGCGTACTAATATTCTTTAAATACTTTAGAAAAAAAATAACCAAATTAGGAAAAGAGCAACGGGAAGTGAGCGCTAGTCTTATAAAATGGGTAAACCAAGGACTAGGGGCAAGCAAGGAAGTAAAGGTATTGGGAAAAGAGGCTTTCTTTGTAGAAGCTTACACTAAACAAAACCAGATTAAAGCCAACAATAGTATGTATATGAAGATGTTGGATCATGTACCTAGATTATTCATAGAAACTCTTGTAGTTACAATTGTGTTAATTGTAATGATGATTATTATTTTTGCTGGAACAGAAACTGAGAAAGTCGTTTCAACTATGGCATTATTTGCGATGGCTGCCTTTAGAATAATGCCATCTATAAACAGAGTAGTTTCCCTAATAACAGCTATGAAATATAATCAACCTGCTCTTTCAGTTGTTTATGATGATTTATTTATGAATGTTGATTCCAACAGACAGAGAGTGATTTCTAATGTAAAGCCTCCAATAAATGGGGAGCGTGTTTATAAAAATGAAATCAAATTAAATGCCATTAGCTTTAAGTATCCTAATCAAAAAGAATATGCCATTAAAGATGTTTCCCTAACTATACCTATTGGTAAATCAGTAGCATTCATTGGAGAATCAGGTGCCGGCAAAACAACAATTGTTGATATAATCTTAGGACTATTTAAACCAGAAAAAGGTCGTATATTAGTTGATGGGATTGACTTACATGAACAAAAACAAACATGGCAAAGGAAAATCGGATACATCCCCCAAACAATTTATTTATCAGATGATACCATCAGAGGAAATGTTGCTTTTTGTATTGAAGAAACACAAATAGATGATAAACAAGTATGGCGAGCACTAGAGCAAGCCCAGTTAAAAGAATTCGTTGAATCTCTGCCGGAGCAATTAAATACAACTGTGGGGGAAAGAGGAGTAAGGCTTTCTGGAGGACAACGCCAACGTATTGGAATTGCGCGAGCCTTGTATAATGATCCGGAAATTTTATTTATGGATGAAGCAACTTCCGCTCTCGATAACGACACTGAAACGGAGATAATGAAGGCGATTGATGGATTAAGAGGAGAAAAAACTTTAATTATAATTGCTCATAGGTTAAGCACAATTGAGAATTGCGATATAGTTTATAAGATTACAAATGGTAATCTTTTATCTATCAATAACAAATTAGAGCAAACATCTCATAGGAAAATTAAAGGGTTGGGGTAA
- a CDS encoding glycosyltransferase family 2 protein, protein MPDKVSVVVPIYKVEKYLHRCINSILNQTYKNIEIILVNDGSPDRCGSIAEEYAASDPRVKVIHKKNGGLSDARNAGMQHVTGIYTMFVDSDDWLGLSAIDILITTCKRYKADVVQSAFYYAYEDYLLFDHKHYSPKSKPVILNRESLMYELVKNERIKNFAWGKLYKTSILQDIPFKKGVLFEDVFWAHHVMDRVKKFILINQPLYFYFQRSDSIVAAYTPRNLDMLAGLKERHIFIEEKYQDLVNESYIVIFRTSLIHYNLLIMNWRKDKRGTYRKGIRDYIRKNSTKLKKAVDDDKFLKIQLTMFLVHPVLNIVFSAVKKVLRQLEIISEPSGLHKVSITQKEFST, encoded by the coding sequence ATGCCTGATAAAGTAAGTGTAGTTGTTCCTATTTATAAAGTAGAAAAATATCTGCATAGATGTATTAATAGTATTTTGAATCAAACCTATAAAAATATTGAAATTATTTTGGTTAATGATGGTTCCCCAGATCGCTGCGGAAGTATTGCAGAAGAATATGCTGCTTCTGACCCGCGAGTCAAAGTAATCCATAAAAAAAATGGCGGTTTATCAGATGCAAGGAATGCAGGAATGCAACATGTTACTGGCATTTATACGATGTTTGTGGATAGTGATGATTGGTTAGGACTCAGTGCAATTGACATACTAATAACCACCTGTAAAAGGTATAAAGCAGATGTGGTTCAATCTGCTTTTTATTATGCCTATGAAGATTATTTGCTCTTTGACCACAAGCACTATAGTCCGAAAAGTAAGCCGGTCATACTAAATAGGGAGTCATTAATGTATGAATTAGTGAAAAACGAACGAATTAAGAATTTTGCCTGGGGGAAGCTCTATAAAACAAGTATTCTGCAAGACATTCCTTTTAAAAAGGGTGTTTTGTTTGAAGATGTATTTTGGGCTCATCATGTGATGGACCGTGTCAAGAAATTCATCCTTATAAATCAGCCACTGTATTTCTATTTTCAAAGAAGCGATAGTATTGTTGCTGCATATACACCAAGAAACCTGGATATGCTGGCAGGTTTAAAGGAAAGGCACATATTTATTGAAGAAAAGTATCAAGATCTGGTTAATGAATCTTATATAGTTATATTTAGAACTAGTTTAATTCACTATAACTTGTTGATTATGAACTGGAGGAAAGATAAAAGAGGAACGTATAGGAAAGGGATAAGAGATTATATCAGAAAAAATTCAACAAAATTAAAAAAGGCTGTAGATGATGATAAATTCCTTAAAATACAGTTAACAATGTTTCTTGTGCACCCCGTGTTGAATATTGTTTTTTCTGCAGTAAAGAAAGTCCTTAGACAACTGGAAATCATTTCTGAACCGTCGGGACTACATAAAGTATCAATAACCCAAAAAGAATTTTCAACCTAA
- a CDS encoding DegT/DnrJ/EryC1/StrS family aminotransferase: MIDTRVQKRIYLSSPHMSGNEQKYIKEAFRTNWIAPLGPNVDAFEKDIAAYTGVTEAAAVSSGTAAIHLALSLLGVEKGDTVFCSTLTFVASANPILYLGAEPVFIDSEPETWNMSPKALEKAFRDAALRGLLPKAVIVVNLYGQSAKMDELTELCEQYEVPMIEDAAESLGSSYKGKPSGSFGLFGIFSFNGNKIITTSGGGMLVSNDTEAIHNARFLATQARDPAPHYQHSKIGYNYRMSNILAGIGRAQLEVLEERVEARRSVFERYQQELSTLPGIQFMPELNGSYSNRWLTAMTIEKKEAGVTVSELIEGLAAENIEARPVWKPLHMQPLFKGAKYFTHDEKESVSEQLFANGICLPSGSNMEELDQSRVINCIKNFINVKEVERKIV, from the coding sequence ATGATTGATACTAGAGTTCAAAAAAGAATCTATCTCTCCTCACCGCATATGAGCGGGAATGAACAAAAATATATAAAAGAAGCTTTTAGAACAAATTGGATTGCCCCTCTGGGACCAAATGTAGACGCATTTGAAAAGGATATAGCCGCATATACAGGAGTCACTGAAGCAGCAGCTGTCAGTTCTGGAACGGCAGCGATTCATTTGGCTCTTTCTTTATTGGGAGTGGAAAAAGGAGATACTGTTTTTTGTTCAACACTAACCTTTGTAGCTAGTGCGAATCCAATTTTGTACTTGGGTGCTGAGCCGGTATTTATCGACTCTGAACCAGAGACATGGAATATGTCCCCGAAAGCGTTAGAAAAAGCATTTAGAGATGCTGCTTTAAGGGGTCTGCTTCCTAAAGCAGTGATTGTTGTGAATCTATATGGACAGAGTGCCAAGATGGATGAGCTGACTGAGTTGTGCGAACAGTATGAAGTGCCAATGATTGAAGATGCTGCAGAATCCCTTGGTTCTTCCTATAAAGGAAAGCCAAGCGGATCGTTCGGACTCTTTGGGATTTTTTCTTTTAACGGCAATAAAATCATTACCACTTCTGGTGGCGGCATGCTTGTGTCCAACGATACCGAAGCAATCCATAACGCACGCTTCCTGGCGACACAGGCAAGAGATCCAGCACCTCATTATCAGCACAGCAAAATCGGCTATAACTATCGAATGAGTAATATTTTAGCTGGAATTGGCAGAGCACAGCTGGAGGTCTTAGAGGAAAGAGTCGAAGCAAGAAGATCTGTTTTTGAAAGGTATCAACAAGAGTTATCAACATTACCGGGCATTCAGTTCATGCCGGAGTTAAACGGATCCTATTCAAATCGCTGGCTGACAGCCATGACGATTGAGAAAAAAGAAGCAGGTGTTACAGTAAGTGAACTAATAGAGGGATTAGCTGCAGAAAACATTGAAGCAAGACCTGTATGGAAGCCTCTTCATATGCAGCCATTGTTCAAAGGTGCCAAGTATTTTACACATGACGAAAAAGAAAGTGTCTCAGAACAATTATTCGCCAACGGAATTTGCCTGCCGTCAGGATCCAATATGGAGGAACTAGACCAATCAAGAGTCATTAATTGTATTAAAAACTTTATTAACGTAAAAGAGGTTGAAAGAAAAATAGTTTAA
- a CDS encoding adenylyltransferase/cytidyltransferase family protein: MKQHKIGYTTGVFDLFHVGHLNILRKAKEQCEFLIVGVSTDELVMEYKNKMPVIPYADRSEIIEGIKYVDMVVPQVNRDKFSAWGNLKFDAMFVGDDWKGSPLFSEVEKRFKQVGVEIVYFPYTKGVSSTLVKEKIKL, translated from the coding sequence ATGAAGCAGCATAAAATCGGTTATACAACAGGTGTTTTCGACCTATTTCATGTAGGTCATTTAAACATTTTAAGGAAAGCAAAGGAACAATGCGAATTCTTAATAGTTGGTGTCAGTACAGATGAACTGGTAATGGAATACAAGAATAAGATGCCTGTAATTCCATATGCAGACCGTTCTGAAATTATAGAAGGAATTAAATATGTAGACATGGTGGTTCCCCAAGTAAATCGCGACAAATTTTCGGCTTGGGGAAACCTTAAATTTGATGCCATGTTTGTGGGGGATGACTGGAAGGGAAGCCCATTGTTCAGTGAGGTAGAGAAAAGATTCAAGCAAGTAGGCGTCGAGATTGTTTACTTCCCTTATACAAAAGGGGTTTCGTCAACTCTTGTTAAAGAGAAAATAAAATTATAG